Below is a window of bacterium DNA.
GGTAGCTGTGCGAGCATCGCAGAGAACATTCCGATCGGTGATGTGGTCATAGGCACGGCCGGCGTTCGGGATGAGGGCGTGAGCCATACTTACGCGCCCGCCATCTATCCTGCGATCGCTGATCCCGACGTGGTCGCCGCCCTCCGGGCCACCGCGGACGCGGAGGGCACGCCTTACCATCTGGGGCTGGTGCGAAGTACCGACTCTTTCTACGAGGGGGAGCGCAAGGTCGAGATCATCGACCAATGGCGGGCACTGCACGTTCTCGTCTTTGAGATGGAAAGCTCGGCGCTCTTCACCGTCGCCATGGCCCGCGGCGTGCGCAGCGGCTCCATCCTCGTGCCCGGGTCCAACCTGGTAACGGGCCAGAAGAGCACCTATCAGGGCCAGCGATTGGAGGATTACACCGCGGGGATCGATGCGGCGATCGCTACCGCACTGGGGGCCGTCGAGCGCCTGCATGCCTCTTCTGAGCAGAGATGAAGGCCACCTCCTCGATCCTGATCCGGAACGGGTTGCTCGTCACGATGAACGCCGGCCGCGAGATCCTGGATGGGAGCGTCTACATCGAGGATGGGCGTATCCTCGAGGTCCCTTCCGCTCGGACTGAGGCCGACACGGTCATCGACGCGACCGATTGCCTGGTAGCGCCCGGGTTCGTTCAGACCCACGTTCATTTGTGCCAGACCCTCTTTCGCGGGATGGCGGATGACATGGACGTGATCGACTGGCTTCGTCTGCGAATCTGGCCGCTCGAGCAGGCCCATGATGAGCAATCCGTGTACGACGCTGCTCGCCTGGCCATTGCCGAGATGATTCGCGGCGGTACCACCTGCGCCCTCACGATGGAGACGGTCCGTCATACGGAAGAGGCGTTCCGGGCTGTGCTCGAGACCGGCTTCCGGGCGATCAGCGGCAAGGCGATGATGGACCGTTGGGAGCCGGGAACCGAGATGGTCGGGGAGGAGACCCAGGCTTCGCTCGAGATGAGCCTCGCGCTCCTCGAGGAGTTCCATGGTGAGGGGGACGGCCGGCTGCAGGTCGCGTTCTGCCCCCGTGGTTCACGCAATTGCACCGAGGGTCTATGGGCGGACATCGTCGCGCTGGCCGCCGAGCACGATACGGTCATCCACACGCACGCGGCCGAGAACGAGGCACAGACCGAGCTTCTTGCTATCGAGAGCACGACCGATATCGAGTATCTACACAGCCTGGGCGCGACGGGCCCGCGATTGGTCGCCGCGCACTGCATTTGGGTGACCGAGCCCGAGATCGAGATCCTGGCCGAGACCGGGACCAAGGTGGCCCACTGTCCTTCGTGCAACCTGAAACTCGCCTCCGGGCTCGCTCCGGTGCCGGAGTTCCTTGAGCGAGGCGTAGTCGTCGGGCTGGGCGCGGACGGCGCCCCTTGCAACAACAACCTGGACATGTTCCAGGAGATGCGTCTGGCATCGCTCGTTCACAAGCCGCGGAGAGGCCCTCGTAGTATGCCGGCGATGTCCGTGCTGGAAATGGCCACCCTCGGGGGAGCGAGGACGCTTGGATTGGAAGACGAGCTCGGTTCGTTGGAACCCGGGAAGCGGGCCGATGTCATCGTGATCCGCCGCGACGGGCTTCACACCCAACCCCAAGTCGGTGATGACCCGATCGCGCAATTGGTATACGAGCACAGAGCGTCTGATGTTGACAGCGTGATCATCGACGGAAGGGTCCTCGTTCGTGGCGGGGAGTTCACCGAGCTCGATCCCAC
It encodes the following:
- a CDS encoding nucleoside phosphorylase gives rise to the protein MGDYLTERFLRLPDGSLPHMGVKGGGDVAPYVLLSGDPGRVEKMKTWLDEAEAVGRERGYVAYTGSYRGTPVTLASSGVGAPSVAIAIEELALAGGRVFIRVGSCASIAENIPIGDVVIGTAGVRDEGVSHTYAPAIYPAIADPDVVAALRATADAEGTPYHLGLVRSTDSFYEGERKVEIIDQWRALHVLVFEMESSALFTVAMARGVRSGSILVPGSNLVTGQKSTYQGQRLEDYTAGIDAAIATALGAVERLHASSEQR
- a CDS encoding 5'-deoxyadenosine deaminase — encoded protein: MKATSSILIRNGLLVTMNAGREILDGSVYIEDGRILEVPSARTEADTVIDATDCLVAPGFVQTHVHLCQTLFRGMADDMDVIDWLRLRIWPLEQAHDEQSVYDAARLAIAEMIRGGTTCALTMETVRHTEEAFRAVLETGFRAISGKAMMDRWEPGTEMVGEETQASLEMSLALLEEFHGEGDGRLQVAFCPRGSRNCTEGLWADIVALAAEHDTVIHTHAAENEAQTELLAIESTTDIEYLHSLGATGPRLVAAHCIWVTEPEIEILAETGTKVAHCPSCNLKLASGLAPVPEFLERGVVVGLGADGAPCNNNLDMFQEMRLASLVHKPRRGPRSMPAMSVLEMATLGGARTLGLEDELGSLEPGKRADVIVIRRDGLHTQPQVGDDPIAQLVYEHRASDVDSVIIDGRVLVRGGEFTELDPTEIRARASGSAERVLARAELASG